From one Vanacampus margaritifer isolate UIUO_Vmar chromosome 12, RoL_Vmar_1.0, whole genome shotgun sequence genomic stretch:
- the bag3 gene encoding BAG family molecular chaperone regulator 3 produces MSQCRAARSINGMKTQSPTTTMANNDNDPLPLGWEVKIDPQTGWPFFVDHNNRTTTWNDPRHDTKKVREVSTNGPSSPPEPSPEEMQKTFVKEMKHPILRPGYVPIPVFHEGADLKQQQHPCYSYIQPTTTQNFRTEGRIPSPTPGFHCRPRSPLHGPGDSCSTGTGKSSSPVSQTAEVYTGPHNQLPRPSSTGLQAGYIPIPVIHEGGGGQTQAQPQINPSIHCQRVPYSEPQQPFHRLQQDEWPGYSAAMQPSRERASPVLYPQHRDTAAIHLPHNIRSQSPVVTQVLGERPQQIIMREPPQKVEQEQTSPLQKTENIQISQPLRTDADGQKPHFQQPPPQQHQYFQQPPPQQHQHYQQPPPQQHQHYQEPPPPPQQHQHHQQPPPQQHQHYQEPPPQQHQHYQQPPPQQHQHFQQPPPQQHQHFQQPAPQQPQQFEQAPTQASPQSEQLPQHLPQPHQAEQNTADVTEPEAHEEAAAVAAEVPPVRAEAEQPPQCPVHPGLAKVQKIVERVAKLEAEVKSFEGKKNDKKYLLLEELLTKELLALDSVDPEGRVDVRQARRDGVRRVQTILEELERLEEPSTRPASENLAEGGSMTQKGEPSMITKENVEMAKEIS; encoded by the exons ATGTCTCAGTGTCGGGCAGCCAGAAGCATAAACGGCATGAAGACGCAGTCGCCGACAACGACGATGGCGAATAACGACAACGACCCCTTGCCTCTCGGATGGGAAGTCAAAATTGACCCCCAGACCGGCTGGCCCTTCTTCGTGGATCACAACAACCGCACCACAACCTGGAATGACCCGCGACACGACACGAAAAAG GTTAGGGAAGTGTCCACAAATGGACCCAGTTCCCCACCAGAACCAAGCCCCGAGGAGATGCAGAAGACCTTTGTGAAAGAGATGAAGCACCCCATCCTCCGTCCAGGTTATGTCCCAATCCCAGTCTTCCACGAGGGTGCAGATCTCAAACAACAACAGCACCCGTGCTATTCGTACATCCAACCAACCACTACACAGAATTTCAGGACAGAGGGGCGGATACCTTCGCCCACACCAGGCTTTCACTGTAGGCCTAGATCACCTCTACACGGACCTGGTGACAGCTGCTCCACGGGTACTGGAAAATCCAGCTCACCTGTATCCCAAACAGCAGAG GTTTATACTGGCCCACATAACCAACTCCCACGGCCCAGCAGCACTGGTCTTCAAGCAGGCTACATCCCAATCCCAGTAATTCATGAGGGTGGAGGAGGCCAAACGCAAGCACAGCCGCagatcaatccatccatccactgtcAGCGCGTCCCCTATTCAGAGCCTCAGCAACCCTTCCACCGCCTTCAGCAGGATGAATGGCCCGGCTATTCTGCAGCAATGCAGCCTTCTCGAGAAAGGGCTTCTCCCGTATTGTATCCCCAGCACCGAGATACTGCTGCCATTCACCTACCACATAATATCAGAAGTCAGTCGCCTGTTGTAACACAGGTGCTGGGAGAAAGACCACAA CAAATCATCATGAGAGAGCCACCTCAGAAAGTGGAGCAGGAACAAACGAGCCCTCTGCAAAAAACAGAGAACATCCAGATTTCTCAGCCTTTACGCACAGATGCTGATGGCCAAAAGCCTCATTTTCAACAGCCTCCACCTCAGCAACATCAATACTTCCAACAACCTCCGCCTCAGCAACATCAACACTACCAACAGCCTCCACCTCAGCAACATCAACACTACCAAGAGCCTCCACCTCCACCTCAGCAACATCAACACCACCAACAGCCTCCACCTCAGCAACATCAACACTACCAAGAGCCTCCGCCTCAGCAACATCAACACTACCAACAGCCTCCACCTCAGCAACATCAACACTTCCAACAACCTCCGCCTCAGCAACATCAACACTTCCAACAGCCTGCGCCTCAGCAGCCACAGCAATTCGAGCAGGCACCGACTCAGGCGTCTCCACAGTCCGAGCAATTACCACAACACCTCCCACAGCCCCATCAAGCGGAGCAAAACACCGCCGACGTCACCGAGCCAGAAGCACATGAAGAAGCAGCGGCTGTTGCCGCAGAAGTCCCGCCTGTCAGGGCAGAGGCTGAACAACCGCCCCAGTGTCCCGTCCACCCAGGTTTGGCGAAAGTACAGAAGATAGTCGAGCGGGTTGCTAAACTGGAAGCAGAGGTGAAAAGCTTTGAAGGGAAAAAGAATGATAAGAAATATTTGTTACTGGAGGAACTGCTGACCAAAGAGCTCTTAGCATTAGACTCAGTTGATCCGGAAGGTCGCGTGGATGTACGGCAGGCGAGAAGGGATGGCGTCCGTCGCGTTCAGACCATACTGGAGGAACTGGAGCGACTGGAGGAGCCGTCCACAAGACCTGCGAGTGAGAACTTGGCGGAGGGAGGTAGCATGACACAGAAAGGAGAGCCCAGCATGATCACCAAGGAGAATGTGGAGATGGCAAAGGAGATATCCTAA
- the tial1 gene encoding nucleolysin TIAR isoform X1 — translation MDDDSYPRTLYVGNLSRDVTEILILQLFTQIGPCKSCKMITEHTTNDPYCFVEFFEHRDAAAALAAMNGRKILGKEVKVNWATTPSSQKKDTSNHFHVFVGDLSPEITTEDVRAAFAPFGSISDARVVKDLATGKSKGYGFVSFYNKLDAENAIVHMGGQWLGGRQIRTNWATRKPPAPKNSQDNSSKQLRFDDVVSQSSPQNCTVYCGGIQSGLSDTLMRQTFSPFGQIMEIRVFPEKGYSFIRFSSHDSAAHAIVSVNGTGIEGHIVKCYWGKESPDMTKSSQQVEYGQWGQWNQVYGSPQQQYGQQYVANGWQVPSYSMYGQSWNQQSFGVEQSQSPGWVGGFGSQSAQASASGNSVVSNLPNFNMTGYQTQ, via the exons ATGGACGACGATTCCTACCCCAGAACTCT GTACGTGGGAAATCTCTCCAGGGATGTGACTGAAATTCTAATTCTACAACTTTTCACTCAAATAGGGCCCTGTAAAAGTTGTAAAATGATCACTGAG CATACAACCAATGACCCCTATTGCTTTGTGGAATTCTTTGAGCACAGAGATGCTGCAGCAGCCCTAGCAGCTATGAATGGACGAAAAATTCTTGGAAAG GAAGTCAAAGTAAATTGGGCAACCACTCCCAGTAGCCAAAAGAAAGACACATCCA ATCATTTCCATGTGTTTGTGGGTGATCTAAGCCCCGAGATTACCACTGAAGACGTGAGAGCTGCATTTGCACCTTTTGGGAGTATCTC AGATGCTCGTGTTGTGAAGGACTTGGCGACAGGCAAATCAAAGGGGTATGGATTTGTGTCCTTCTACAACAAACTG GATGCAGAGAACGCCATCGTTCACATGGGCGGGCAGTGGCTCGGTGGACGCCAAATCAGGACCAACTGGGCAACACGGAAGCCACCTGCTCCAAAAAACTCACAGGACA atagCTCAAAACAACTGAGGTTTGATGATGTTGTAAGCCAATCCAGTCCACAGAACTGCACCGTGTACTGTGGAGGGATCCAGTCAGGACTGTCTG ATACATTAATGCGGCAGACCTTCTCACCATTTGGTCAGATCATGGAAATCCGAGTCTTCCCAGAGAAAGGATATTCTTTCATCAG GTTTTCCTCCCATGACAGTGCTGCCCATGCCATTGTGTCAGTTAATGGCACTGGCATCGAAGGACATATTGTGAAGTGCTACTGGGGCAAAGAATCTCCTGATATGACCAAAAGTTCGCAGCAG GTTGAATATGGTCAGTGGGGGCAGTGGAATCAGGTCTATGGAAGTCCACAGCAGCAATATGGGCAGCAGTATGTGGCTAATGGATGGCAAGTTCCCTCCTACAGCATGTATGGCCAGTCATGGAACCAACAAAGCTTTGGTGTAGA GCAGTCCCAGTCGCCCGGCTGGGTCGGAGGATTTGGCTCTCAATCAGCTCAGGCTTCAGCCTCCGGAAATTCAGTTGTGTCCAACCTGCCCAACTTCAACATGACTGGTTACCAGACACAGTGA
- the tial1 gene encoding nucleolysin TIAR isoform X2: protein MITEHTTNDPYCFVEFFEHRDAAAALAAMNGRKILGKEVKVNWATTPSSQKKDTSNHFHVFVGDLSPEITTEDVRAAFAPFGSISDARVVKDLATGKSKGYGFVSFYNKLDAENAIVHMGGQWLGGRQIRTNWATRKPPAPKNSQDNSSKQLRFDDVVSQSSPQNCTVYCGGIQSGLSDTLMRQTFSPFGQIMEIRVFPEKGYSFIRFSSHDSAAHAIVSVNGTGIEGHIVKCYWGKESPDMTKSSQQVEYGQWGQWNQVYGSPQQQYGQQYVANGWQVPSYSMYGQSWNQQSFGVEQSQSPGWVGGFGSQSAQASASGNSVVSNLPNFNMTGYQTQ, encoded by the exons ATGATCACTGAG CATACAACCAATGACCCCTATTGCTTTGTGGAATTCTTTGAGCACAGAGATGCTGCAGCAGCCCTAGCAGCTATGAATGGACGAAAAATTCTTGGAAAG GAAGTCAAAGTAAATTGGGCAACCACTCCCAGTAGCCAAAAGAAAGACACATCCA ATCATTTCCATGTGTTTGTGGGTGATCTAAGCCCCGAGATTACCACTGAAGACGTGAGAGCTGCATTTGCACCTTTTGGGAGTATCTC AGATGCTCGTGTTGTGAAGGACTTGGCGACAGGCAAATCAAAGGGGTATGGATTTGTGTCCTTCTACAACAAACTG GATGCAGAGAACGCCATCGTTCACATGGGCGGGCAGTGGCTCGGTGGACGCCAAATCAGGACCAACTGGGCAACACGGAAGCCACCTGCTCCAAAAAACTCACAGGACA atagCTCAAAACAACTGAGGTTTGATGATGTTGTAAGCCAATCCAGTCCACAGAACTGCACCGTGTACTGTGGAGGGATCCAGTCAGGACTGTCTG ATACATTAATGCGGCAGACCTTCTCACCATTTGGTCAGATCATGGAAATCCGAGTCTTCCCAGAGAAAGGATATTCTTTCATCAG GTTTTCCTCCCATGACAGTGCTGCCCATGCCATTGTGTCAGTTAATGGCACTGGCATCGAAGGACATATTGTGAAGTGCTACTGGGGCAAAGAATCTCCTGATATGACCAAAAGTTCGCAGCAG GTTGAATATGGTCAGTGGGGGCAGTGGAATCAGGTCTATGGAAGTCCACAGCAGCAATATGGGCAGCAGTATGTGGCTAATGGATGGCAAGTTCCCTCCTACAGCATGTATGGCCAGTCATGGAACCAACAAAGCTTTGGTGTAGA GCAGTCCCAGTCGCCCGGCTGGGTCGGAGGATTTGGCTCTCAATCAGCTCAGGCTTCAGCCTCCGGAAATTCAGTTGTGTCCAACCTGCCCAACTTCAACATGACTGGTTACCAGACACAGTGA